Proteins encoded together in one uncultured Desulfosarcina sp. window:
- a CDS encoding BRCT domain-containing protein, with protein MKTSDINELVDLLQSYNRAYRQGTPLVSDFEYDEAVEQLRAVVPDHPFLQAVEPEQFSGRREVRHPAPMLSIEKAYTQDQLERFVARVQKEADALGIGPVEYRLTPKLDGLAGRDDGDIFATRGNGEVGYEISSAFAKGVVPIGGRGQGVGEIVVVKSYFEQTMAEFFEHPRNMVVGIISSDTLNENAKRALDDGMVHFYPYSQVKPSIIVDGKKLIEKRRQLVDEILSGVDYPTDGVVAEITNEELKLRMGATAHHYRWQIAIKTKGETAETTVVDIQWQVGRTGNITPVMIVEPVPLSGATIRRVTAHHAGNIRDLHIGPGTCIEIIRSGEVIPKLEAVVEARGDVQLPHACPSCGQPLSWQNDFLKCTNQHCRAQIEQRISHWFRILGNADWFGIKTIQKIVDKGHESLEAVYRLTEADFVEMGFGPVQSKNLAEAIAISRTKPVEDWRFLAAFGISNLGTGDSRKLLAHIPLEKIPAIEPEDLIDIKGFGEKTSQSIAESIRDMAGTIVHMLDQNFNLQRTPLAADQEAVDSSIAGKGIVFTGKMIHGDRQTMQARARELGARVQTAVSGSTDYLVCGEKVGASKMNKAEKLGVAILTEDQYIEMLGNR; from the coding sequence ATGAAAACGTCCGACATCAACGAACTCGTCGATCTGCTCCAGTCCTATAACCGCGCCTACCGCCAGGGAACGCCCCTGGTCAGCGACTTCGAATACGACGAAGCGGTCGAACAGTTGCGCGCCGTGGTGCCGGATCATCCCTTCCTGCAAGCCGTGGAGCCGGAACAATTCTCCGGCCGCCGGGAAGTCCGCCACCCCGCTCCCATGCTTTCCATCGAAAAAGCTTACACCCAGGACCAACTGGAACGCTTCGTGGCCCGGGTGCAGAAAGAGGCCGATGCGCTCGGCATCGGACCGGTCGAATACCGGCTGACTCCAAAACTGGACGGTCTGGCCGGTCGGGATGACGGCGACATCTTCGCCACCCGGGGCAACGGCGAAGTAGGCTACGAGATTTCCAGCGCCTTTGCCAAAGGCGTGGTTCCCATCGGCGGCCGCGGCCAGGGGGTGGGCGAAATCGTGGTGGTCAAATCCTATTTCGAACAGACCATGGCCGAATTCTTCGAGCATCCACGCAACATGGTGGTGGGGATCATCAGTTCGGACACCCTCAACGAAAACGCCAAACGCGCCCTGGATGACGGCATGGTCCATTTCTACCCGTACAGCCAGGTCAAACCGTCCATCATCGTTGACGGGAAAAAACTGATTGAAAAGCGCCGGCAACTGGTCGACGAAATTCTCTCCGGAGTGGATTATCCCACCGACGGCGTGGTGGCCGAAATCACCAACGAAGAACTCAAGCTGCGCATGGGCGCCACGGCCCACCACTACCGCTGGCAGATCGCCATCAAGACCAAGGGGGAGACGGCCGAGACGACCGTTGTCGACATTCAGTGGCAGGTGGGGCGCACCGGCAACATTACCCCGGTCATGATCGTGGAGCCGGTGCCGCTTTCCGGGGCCACCATCCGCCGCGTGACGGCCCACCATGCGGGCAACATCCGCGATTTGCACATCGGTCCGGGCACATGCATCGAAATCATCCGCAGCGGCGAGGTGATTCCCAAACTGGAAGCGGTCGTCGAGGCCAGAGGAGACGTGCAACTGCCCCATGCCTGCCCCAGCTGCGGCCAGCCCTTGAGCTGGCAGAACGATTTTCTCAAGTGTACCAATCAACACTGCCGGGCGCAGATCGAGCAGCGCATCAGCCACTGGTTCCGGATTCTGGGCAATGCCGACTGGTTCGGCATCAAGACCATCCAGAAAATCGTGGACAAAGGGCACGAAAGCCTGGAAGCGGTCTACCGGCTGACCGAAGCGGATTTCGTGGAAATGGGTTTCGGCCCCGTCCAGTCGAAAAACCTGGCCGAGGCCATTGCCATCAGTCGGACCAAACCGGTGGAGGACTGGCGTTTTCTGGCCGCCTTCGGCATTTCCAACCTCGGCACCGGGGACAGCCGTAAGCTGCTGGCCCACATTCCGCTGGAAAAGATCCCCGCCATCGAGCCCGAAGACCTGATCGACATCAAGGGATTCGGCGAAAAGACCAGCCAGAGCATTGCCGAAAGCATTCGTGACATGGCCGGCACCATCGTCCACATGCTGGACCAGAACTTCAATCTCCAGCGCACACCGCTGGCCGCCGATCAGGAAGCGGTGGACAGTTCCATTGCCGGCAAGGGCATCGTCTTCACCGGAAAAATGATCCACGGCGACCGGCAGACCATGCAGGCCCGGGCCCGGGAACTGGGTGCCCGGGTGCAGACGGCCGTCAGCGGCAGTACCGACTATCTGGTCTGCGGAGAAAAAGTCGGAGCCTCGAAAATGAACAAAGCCGAAAAACTGGGGGTGGCCATCCTCACCGAGGATCAGTATATAGAGATGCTCGGTAACCGTTGA
- a CDS encoding nucleoside phosphorylase: MTATGADLRLLAELAKIPVVDRRKLYMSDLHVHADADGRLRYSLIGPLVGAPYAAMIVESLKVWGVSTIVFVGWCGAVSGGVKAGDVILPDSAMVDEGTSGHYCDPSCRVALPARQLVHQVRLALQHHGTSFHEGAVWTTDAIFRETVEQVKYYQSRGALAVEMEMSAIFTVAAFRQMEAAGILVVSDELSDYTWRPGFKTPQFKAAREKACRAALTLAKGIATGNGHR, from the coding sequence GTGACGGCCACCGGAGCGGACCTGCGCCTGCTGGCCGAACTGGCCAAGATCCCCGTGGTGGATCGCCGCAAGCTATACATGAGCGACCTGCATGTCCATGCAGACGCCGACGGCCGGCTGCGTTACAGCCTGATCGGCCCGCTGGTCGGCGCCCCCTATGCAGCCATGATCGTCGAGTCGCTGAAGGTCTGGGGCGTGAGCACAATTGTCTTTGTCGGCTGGTGCGGGGCGGTATCTGGCGGCGTCAAGGCCGGCGATGTCATTCTGCCGGACAGCGCCATGGTGGATGAAGGCACCTCCGGCCATTACTGCGACCCTTCGTGCCGGGTGGCCCTGCCCGCCCGGCAGCTGGTGCATCAGGTCCGGCTGGCCCTCCAGCACCACGGTACGTCTTTTCATGAGGGCGCCGTCTGGACCACGGATGCCATTTTCCGCGAAACCGTGGAACAGGTGAAATATTACCAGTCCAGAGGTGCGCTGGCCGTCGAAATGGAAATGTCCGCCATTTTTACGGTGGCCGCATTTCGCCAAATGGAGGCGGCCGGCATCCTGGTGGTTTCCGATGAACTCTCCGACTACACCTGGCGCCCCGGCTTCAAAACCCCGCAGTTTAAAGCGGCCCGTGAGAAAGCTTGCCGGGCGGCGTTGACCCTGGCGAAAGGAATAGCGACGGGGAACGGGCATCGGTGA
- the glyS gene encoding glycine--tRNA ligase subunit beta, producing the protein METLLLEIGAEEIPAGYIQPALDALAANLLNRLDTARIGHGQAHTCGTPRRLTVTVDQVAPKQETVTEDLMGPPEKIAFDAAGNPTMPAKKFAEKAGVALKSLKVVETEKGRYLSARKTLRGKATATLLKGILPEAILATPFPKSMRWADLSIQFARPIQSVVALYGAKVVSFALDGRIKSGRKALGHMFMNPGKVAIASPDAYEAAMEQADVVVDIDKRRKMTAAEVEKAAVSMGGQVLADEELLDIVTNLVEKPFATAGRFDDVFLEVPQEILITAMREHQKYFAVTDAAGKLMPGFVAVNNTLTRDMDLVATGHERVLRARLSDAQYFYRADVKVPMETWVENLKRVLFQAKLGSMYDKVMRVKTLAAWLADAVNPAEKEKVTRAAHLCKADLVSQVVGEFAKLQGIMGRIYATVAGENADVAAAIEEHYRPTHSGGQLPETETGALLSIAEKIDSICGCFSVGLIPTGAADPYALRRQAIGILQIMRSRNINVSLADLVQKGVALFADKSTEPAEKTAAAILTFLTNRLSRLLADEGLAKDLIAAVTSVSAERIPDVERRVAALQKLKGQAGFEPLAAAFKRVENILKKADLDQGATVDPDRFAHASEGALHAASQTAAGQVKTLMEQGDLDSALGVIAGLREPVDAFFDDVMVMADDPAVRRNRLALLASISAIFGQIADFSQIST; encoded by the coding sequence ATGGAGACTTTATTGCTCGAAATCGGCGCCGAGGAGATCCCGGCAGGCTATATTCAGCCGGCGCTGGACGCCCTGGCCGCAAATCTGCTCAACCGCCTGGACACCGCCCGCATCGGCCACGGCCAGGCCCATACCTGCGGTACGCCCCGGCGGTTGACGGTGACCGTGGACCAGGTAGCGCCCAAACAGGAAACCGTAACCGAAGACCTCATGGGACCACCCGAGAAGATCGCCTTCGATGCGGCCGGCAATCCCACGATGCCCGCCAAGAAATTCGCCGAAAAAGCGGGGGTGGCCCTCAAGAGCCTGAAAGTGGTCGAGACCGAAAAAGGCCGGTATCTCAGCGCCCGCAAAACCCTGCGCGGAAAGGCCACCGCCACGCTGCTCAAGGGCATCCTGCCCGAGGCGATTCTGGCCACCCCTTTTCCGAAAAGCATGCGCTGGGCGGACCTTTCCATCCAGTTCGCCCGCCCCATCCAGAGCGTCGTGGCGCTTTACGGCGCCAAGGTCGTCTCCTTTGCCCTGGACGGTCGCATCAAAAGCGGCCGCAAGGCCCTGGGCCATATGTTCATGAATCCGGGAAAAGTGGCCATCGCTTCCCCGGACGCCTACGAGGCCGCCATGGAACAGGCCGACGTCGTGGTGGACATCGACAAACGCCGAAAGATGACCGCCGCCGAGGTGGAAAAAGCGGCCGTCTCCATGGGAGGACAGGTACTGGCCGACGAAGAGCTTCTGGACATCGTCACCAACCTGGTGGAAAAGCCCTTTGCCACCGCCGGCCGATTCGATGACGTCTTTTTGGAGGTGCCCCAGGAAATTCTCATCACGGCCATGCGTGAGCACCAGAAGTATTTTGCCGTGACCGATGCAGCCGGCAAACTCATGCCCGGTTTCGTTGCCGTCAACAACACCCTCACCCGGGACATGGATCTAGTGGCCACCGGCCATGAGCGCGTCCTGCGGGCCCGGCTTTCCGACGCCCAGTATTTTTACCGGGCCGACGTCAAAGTCCCAATGGAAACCTGGGTGGAAAATCTCAAACGTGTTCTTTTCCAGGCCAAACTGGGCAGCATGTACGACAAGGTCATGCGGGTGAAAACGCTGGCCGCATGGCTGGCCGATGCCGTCAACCCGGCCGAAAAAGAAAAGGTGACCCGTGCGGCCCATCTGTGCAAGGCCGACCTGGTGAGCCAGGTCGTCGGCGAGTTCGCCAAGCTTCAGGGCATAATGGGGCGCATCTATGCCACCGTCGCAGGGGAGAACGCCGACGTGGCGGCCGCCATCGAAGAGCACTACCGGCCGACCCACAGCGGCGGGCAATTGCCCGAGACGGAAACCGGCGCCCTGCTCTCCATCGCCGAGAAGATCGACTCCATCTGCGGATGCTTTTCCGTGGGCCTGATTCCCACCGGCGCCGCCGATCCTTATGCCTTAAGACGCCAGGCAATCGGCATCCTGCAGATCATGAGAAGCCGCAACATCAACGTCTCCCTGGCCGATCTGGTGCAAAAGGGGGTGGCCCTGTTCGCAGACAAGAGCACCGAACCGGCGGAGAAGACCGCAGCCGCAATATTGACGTTTCTCACGAATCGCCTCTCCCGCCTGCTGGCCGACGAAGGGCTGGCCAAAGACCTCATCGCCGCGGTGACCAGCGTTTCAGCCGAACGGATACCCGATGTGGAGCGCCGGGTGGCCGCCCTGCAGAAGCTCAAAGGACAGGCGGGCTTCGAGCCCCTGGCCGCAGCCTTCAAGCGTGTGGAGAACATCCTTAAAAAAGCGGATCTGGATCAGGGCGCAACGGTGGACCCGGACCGGTTTGCCCATGCTTCGGAAGGTGCGCTGCATGCCGCCAGCCAGACCGCCGCCGGCCAGGTAAAAACGCTCATGGAACAAGGGGATCTGGACAGCGCCCTTGGCGTTATCGCCGGCCTGCGCGAACCGGTGGATGCCTTTTTCGACGATGTCATGGTCATGGCCGACGACCCGGCCGTTCGCCGCAACCGGCTGGCCCTGCTGGCCTCCATCTCGGCCATCTTCGGTCAGATTGCGGATTTCTCGCAGATATCGACCTGA
- the glyQ gene encoding glycine--tRNA ligase subunit alpha, with protein MNFQDVILTMDRFWARKGCVVVQPYDLEVGAGTFHHHTTLKALGPEPWKVAYVQPSRRPTDGRYGDNPNRLQHYYQYQVLLKPSPTNVQQLYLQSMKALGVDPLEHDIRFVEDDWESPTLGASGLGWEVWLDGMECTQFTYFQHACSLELSPISVELTYGLERIAMYLQGVDNVYDLKWNDTVTYGQVHHQQEVEQSTYNFEVADVEMLLDLFNKYEAEAQRIIADGLVLPAYEFTLKCSHTFNLLDARGAISVTERTGYIGRIRNLARACGTAYVKQREAMGFPLINR; from the coding sequence ATGAATTTTCAGGACGTGATTCTCACAATGGACAGATTCTGGGCGCGCAAGGGCTGCGTCGTGGTTCAACCCTATGACCTGGAAGTGGGGGCCGGCACCTTTCACCACCACACCACTCTGAAAGCGCTGGGACCCGAGCCCTGGAAAGTGGCCTATGTGCAGCCGTCCAGGCGCCCCACCGACGGCCGCTATGGCGACAACCCCAACCGCCTGCAGCACTACTACCAGTACCAGGTGCTGCTCAAGCCATCGCCCACCAATGTACAGCAGCTTTACCTGCAGAGCATGAAGGCCCTGGGCGTGGATCCACTGGAGCACGACATTCGCTTTGTGGAAGACGACTGGGAATCGCCCACCCTGGGGGCCTCGGGCCTGGGCTGGGAGGTCTGGCTGGACGGCATGGAGTGTACCCAGTTCACCTATTTTCAGCATGCCTGCAGTCTGGAGCTGTCTCCTATTTCCGTCGAGCTGACCTATGGGCTGGAACGCATCGCCATGTATCTTCAGGGAGTGGACAATGTCTACGACCTGAAGTGGAACGACACGGTCACCTACGGCCAGGTCCACCATCAGCAGGAAGTCGAGCAGTCCACCTACAATTTCGAGGTCGCCGACGTGGAAATGCTGCTGGATCTGTTCAACAAGTATGAGGCCGAGGCCCAGCGGATCATTGCCGACGGTCTGGTCCTGCCGGCGTACGAGTTTACGCTTAAATGCAGCCACACCTTCAACCTGCTGGATGCCCGGGGCGCCATCAGCGTCACCGAACGAACCGGATACATCGGACGGATCCGCAACCTGGCCCGCGCCTGCGGCACGGCTTATGTCAAGCAGCGCGAAGCCATGGGATTTCCGTTGATTAATAGATAA
- a CDS encoding galactokinase, giving the protein MKLGNLAPILDSQPITASAPCRVDFGGTLDIGSFHYPLRHQKPATVNLALDLRTEVRVQASSDRRIRIASAGFDDAVFDPGTAPYNHPLGLMFAVADYFGIEGAHIHIRSASPPRSGLGGSSVAAVALIRALSMVWEKMGGEEMSRERMALLAHAVEQGVAGVPCGLQDQLAAAFGGVNTWTWTADPEHLPFARQPLVTGQDLERLNRRLLVAYLGVTHVSTDVNGTWIRQFIGGKHRARWEEIVDLTRTFADAIQRLDMDAAVEAMNRETAIRKTMTPEVLDDLGDLLVTAAVQCGCGARFTGAGGGGCLWALGEPDSLAKLKPEWERLLDRRSSAGILDCRVDGEGVR; this is encoded by the coding sequence ATGAAACTCGGAAACCTCGCCCCTATTCTTGACAGTCAACCAATTACCGCCTCCGCCCCCTGCCGGGTCGATTTCGGCGGCACCCTGGACATCGGGAGCTTCCACTATCCGTTGCGGCACCAAAAACCGGCAACGGTGAACCTGGCGCTGGATCTGCGTACGGAGGTCCGCGTGCAGGCCAGCAGCGACAGACGCATCCGGATTGCCTCGGCGGGATTCGACGACGCAGTCTTCGATCCGGGGACGGCGCCTTACAACCATCCACTGGGGCTGATGTTCGCCGTGGCCGACTACTTCGGCATCGAAGGGGCCCATATCCATATCCGGTCCGCATCTCCGCCCAGGAGCGGACTGGGAGGCTCCTCGGTGGCCGCCGTTGCCCTGATCAGGGCTTTGTCTATGGTCTGGGAGAAAATGGGCGGCGAGGAAATGTCCCGTGAACGGATGGCACTGCTGGCCCACGCCGTCGAACAGGGGGTGGCCGGTGTGCCCTGCGGATTGCAGGATCAGCTTGCCGCCGCTTTCGGCGGGGTCAATACCTGGACCTGGACGGCCGATCCGGAGCACCTGCCGTTCGCCCGCCAGCCTTTGGTAACGGGGCAGGACCTGGAGCGCCTGAATCGCCGCCTGCTGGTGGCCTACCTGGGAGTGACCCATGTGTCAACGGATGTCAACGGGACCTGGATCAGGCAATTCATCGGCGGCAAACACCGAGCGAGGTGGGAAGAGATTGTCGACCTGACCCGAACCTTTGCCGACGCCATCCAACGCCTGGACATGGACGCTGCCGTCGAGGCCATGAACCGGGAAACGGCGATTCGCAAAACCATGACGCCCGAGGTGCTCGATGATCTGGGCGATCTCCTGGTGACCGCCGCTGTCCAATGCGGTTGCGGCGCCCGCTTCACCGGCGCCGGCGGGGGCGGCTGCCTGTGGGCCCTTGGCGAGCCCGACAGCCTGGCCAAACTGAAACCGGAATGGGAACGACTGCTTGACCGGCGCTCTTCGGCGGGAATCCTCGACTGCCGGGTGGACGGTGAAGGCGTCCGCTGA
- the recO gene encoding DNA repair protein RecO, which translates to MSSLNTPAILLRRIEYGDYDLIVTLFTPQGGKTSAIAKSAKKSVRRFPGILEPFSRLDVVLAKGRGKGLSVLQEASLEEPFFKIREDIVKTAYASYWSELVYLWMAEGEPLEALYQLILHVLAELNRGGTPVEVLSILFQMRFLSLAGFRPNFDHCHTCKKSLDQIPHAVVVSDPARGGIACPTCMGSANDRPKISKGTLKQLNWIDTGDLERAARVRFTAAAIAEGLTFLESFVPFHIGKSPKSLKVLRTVRKELEKQVFRFTC; encoded by the coding sequence ATGTCCAGCTTGAACACCCCGGCCATTCTGCTTCGCCGGATCGAATATGGCGATTACGACCTCATCGTCACCCTGTTCACCCCGCAGGGAGGCAAGACCAGCGCCATTGCCAAATCGGCCAAGAAAAGCGTCAGGCGGTTTCCCGGTATTCTGGAGCCCTTTTCCCGGCTTGATGTCGTTCTGGCCAAGGGCCGCGGCAAAGGTCTGTCGGTTCTCCAGGAGGCCTCGCTCGAGGAACCGTTTTTCAAAATCCGCGAAGACATCGTCAAGACGGCCTATGCCAGCTACTGGTCCGAACTGGTCTACCTGTGGATGGCGGAAGGCGAACCCCTGGAGGCGTTGTATCAGTTGATCCTGCATGTGTTGGCCGAACTCAATCGCGGCGGCACGCCTGTCGAGGTGCTCAGCATTCTGTTTCAGATGCGGTTTCTGTCTCTGGCGGGATTCCGACCCAATTTCGACCATTGCCACACCTGCAAGAAAAGTCTGGACCAGATCCCGCACGCCGTTGTGGTTTCGGACCCGGCCAGAGGCGGCATCGCCTGTCCAACCTGCATGGGTTCGGCCAACGACCGGCCCAAAATTTCCAAGGGTACCTTGAAACAGCTCAACTGGATCGATACGGGCGACCTGGAACGGGCCGCCCGGGTGCGTTTCACGGCCGCGGCTATTGCCGAGGGGCTGACATTTCTGGAATCTTTCGTCCCGTTTCATATCGGAAAATCGCCGAAAAGTTTGAAGGTGCTGCGGACCGTGAGAAAGGAATTGGAGAAGCAAGTTTTCCGTTTTACATGTTAA
- the mgtE gene encoding magnesium transporter, with protein sequence MQQDRQKILTVSVKRLLRRGATSRLRKIVNKTHGADLSILFRSLPLPDQRLLFDMIDDLEQQGILFSELDEDLFVELIDGMDPDTVVGILEAMPNDDVADLLNQLPEETASSLLKRMKKEGSYEVEDLMRFDKDTAGGIMNPDFIALNQEITAKEAIEQIQKEFADVEMPFYLYAVDEYGNLVGVCSLRQLVVVKPHTPLKAFMTTDVLSVQTHMDQEEVAKLVARYDILAVPVVDDGNRLVGIVTVDDVIDIFREEATEDILKMAGVGEEFVETKSIFKSTRIRLPWLFASCLGGIFAFYVIGHFEDSLSRITYLAAFIPVIMGMGGNIGTQSSTIVVRGLATGRLHIRDIWSVVGKELAIGFILGSVYGMLIGSVAQLQYSTLMLALAVCLAVVCSMSVAALVGSCVPMLLARLNIDPAVATGPFVTTSIDIISVYFYFSIATGFLGI encoded by the coding sequence ATGCAACAGGACCGGCAGAAAATATTAACCGTCAGCGTCAAGCGCCTTTTGCGCCGCGGTGCCACCAGCCGCCTGCGCAAGATCGTCAACAAAACCCACGGCGCCGACCTCTCGATCCTATTTCGCAGCCTGCCGCTGCCCGACCAGCGGCTGCTGTTCGACATGATCGACGACTTAGAACAGCAAGGCATCCTTTTCAGCGAGCTGGACGAGGATCTGTTCGTCGAACTCATCGACGGCATGGATCCGGATACGGTGGTAGGCATCCTGGAAGCCATGCCCAACGACGATGTCGCCGACCTGTTGAATCAGCTGCCTGAAGAAACCGCCAGCAGCCTGCTCAAGCGCATGAAAAAAGAGGGATCCTACGAAGTCGAGGATCTCATGCGTTTCGACAAAGACACGGCCGGCGGCATCATGAACCCCGACTTCATCGCCCTGAATCAGGAGATCACGGCCAAAGAAGCCATCGAACAGATCCAGAAGGAATTCGCCGACGTCGAGATGCCCTTCTACCTCTATGCGGTGGATGAATACGGCAACCTGGTTGGCGTCTGCTCGTTAAGGCAACTGGTGGTGGTCAAGCCTCATACGCCCTTGAAAGCGTTCATGACCACCGACGTCCTTTCGGTGCAGACGCACATGGACCAGGAAGAGGTGGCCAAGCTCGTGGCCCGCTACGACATTCTGGCGGTCCCGGTGGTCGACGACGGCAATCGGCTGGTGGGTATCGTCACTGTGGACGACGTCATCGACATTTTTCGCGAGGAGGCCACCGAGGACATCCTGAAAATGGCCGGTGTGGGCGAAGAGTTCGTGGAAACCAAGAGCATCTTCAAAAGCACCCGCATCCGCCTGCCGTGGCTCTTTGCCAGCTGCCTGGGAGGCATTTTCGCCTTTTACGTGATCGGCCATTTCGAGGACAGCCTGAGCAGGATCACCTACCTGGCGGCCTTCATTCCGGTAATCATGGGCATGGGCGGCAATATCGGCACCCAGTCCTCGACCATCGTGGTGCGCGGCCTGGCCACCGGACGGCTCCATATCCGCGATATCTGGTCGGTAGTCGGCAAGGAACTGGCCATCGGATTCATCCTCGGATCGGTTTACGGCATGTTGATCGGCTCGGTGGCCCAGTTGCAGTACAGCACGCTGATGCTGGCGCTGGCGGTCTGTCTGGCCGTGGTCTGCTCCATGTCCGTGGCCGCGCTGGTAGGCTCCTGCGTCCCCATGCTGCTGGCCCGTCTCAATATCGACCCGGCCGTGGCCACTGGCCCCTTCGTCACCACTTCCATCGACATCATCAGCGTCTATTTTTACTTTTCCATCGCAACCGGATTCCTCGGCATCTGA
- a CDS encoding RodZ domain-containing protein, producing MESETNLETFGSYLQSFRIKRELTIEEVAAKTRIAVHCLKAIEADDHQQLPPPAYVRSFIRAFADVVGANADLAVNLYRADLKQQETTLKLQLRRRAKVGAAKRTLLAAALIVGILLLLRYTDIGMDPAPPGEGAVGKRSFSQTAPGAESEAMGSGPVIGKTREKLKLKVIAVEQTWLKVIVDEQNAKSYKLKAEERLELEGSSNFNLMIGNAAAVKIFLDDRPVMIYGGSDQVVSLKIP from the coding sequence ATGGAATCCGAAACCAATCTGGAAACGTTCGGGAGCTACTTGCAAAGCTTCCGGATCAAGCGGGAATTGACCATTGAAGAGGTCGCCGCAAAAACAAGAATAGCGGTTCACTGCCTCAAGGCCATCGAGGCCGACGATCACCAGCAGCTTCCACCGCCGGCTTACGTCAGGAGCTTTATCCGGGCGTTTGCCGACGTCGTGGGCGCCAACGCCGACCTGGCGGTCAATCTTTACCGGGCCGACTTGAAGCAGCAGGAAACCACCCTCAAGCTGCAGCTCAGGCGGCGGGCAAAGGTCGGCGCGGCCAAACGCACGCTGTTGGCTGCCGCGCTCATCGTCGGCATCCTGCTTTTGCTCCGATACACCGATATCGGAATGGATCCGGCACCGCCGGGAGAAGGCGCGGTGGGCAAGCGTTCATTTTCGCAGACGGCTCCTGGCGCCGAATCGGAGGCGATGGGCAGCGGACCGGTAATCGGGAAAACCCGGGAAAAGCTCAAGCTGAAAGTCATCGCCGTGGAACAGACCTGGCTGAAAGTCATCGTTGACGAACAAAACGCCAAGTCATACAAATTGAAGGCCGAAGAGCGCCTGGAACTGGAAGGCAGCAGCAATTTCAACCTGATGATCGGCAATGCCGCCGCAGTTAAAATTTTCCTCGACGACCGGCCGGTAATGATCTACGGCGGCAGCGATCAGGTGGTCAGCCTGAAGATCCCATAA
- a CDS encoding SurA N-terminal domain-containing protein — translation MGIRYRLVLAGIVATLMLVFAATATASAAAEVIDRIVAVVNEDIILLSELKERMAPFVQRIRSQGYDLEKERTMIFKVREEILNRLVDEKLTDQEIKRNDLQVDDTQIDNTIETIKKANSFTDEDLRRFLEQENMTMDQYRDKIREQVLRSRLVNYEVKSKIVITDEEIQSYYDSHPEIYGGKTRYHLRNILMMVPENPTDEEKETVKARMQILRTRIQQGESFAELAKAFSQSPTAGDGGDLGEFEMGTLAPRIQAAIEGLEPGDTTEVLDTDAGLQLFYLEAINRSEGKPIESVKAEIQQKLFAEVVDKKFVSWLETLRSQSHIKIIN, via the coding sequence ATGGGAATCAGATACAGGCTTGTGCTGGCCGGAATCGTCGCAACACTGATGCTGGTATTCGCAGCCACGGCCACGGCCTCGGCAGCCGCCGAGGTGATCGACCGGATCGTCGCTGTGGTCAATGAAGACATCATCCTGCTTTCCGAACTGAAAGAACGTATGGCGCCTTTTGTCCAGCGCATCCGCAGCCAGGGGTACGACTTGGAAAAAGAGCGCACGATGATTTTCAAGGTACGCGAAGAGATACTCAATCGCCTGGTCGACGAAAAGCTTACCGATCAGGAAATCAAGCGCAACGACCTCCAGGTGGACGATACCCAGATCGACAATACCATCGAGACCATCAAAAAGGCCAATTCCTTTACCGATGAGGATCTGCGCCGCTTTCTGGAGCAGGAAAACATGACCATGGATCAGTACCGCGACAAGATCCGGGAGCAGGTCCTGCGAAGCCGCCTGGTCAATTATGAGGTCAAATCCAAAATCGTCATCACCGACGAGGAGATTCAAAGCTATTACGACAGCCACCCCGAGATTTACGGAGGCAAAACCCGTTATCACCTGCGCAACATCCTCATGATGGTTCCGGAAAATCCCACTGATGAGGAAAAAGAGACGGTCAAAGCACGGATGCAAATCCTTCGGACCCGCATTCAGCAGGGGGAGTCCTTCGCCGAGTTGGCCAAAGCATTCAGCCAGAGTCCCACGGCCGGTGACGGCGGAGATCTTGGAGAATTCGAAATGGGAACCCTCGCTCCCCGCATTCAGGCCGCCATCGAGGGGTTGGAGCCGGGTGACACCACGGAAGTTTTGGATACGGATGCGGGGTTGCAGCTTTTTTATCTGGAAGCCATCAATCGAAGCGAAGGCAAGCCCATAGAAAGCGTGAAGGCGGAGATTCAGCAGAAGCTGTTTGCGGAAGTGGTGGACAAAAAATTCGTCTCCTGGCTCGAAACGCTTCGCAGTCAATCGCACATAAAGATTATCAATTGA